The genomic segment ACTCCTCCTGCTGGTGGTCTCTGCCCTCCACATCCTCATTCTCATTCTGCTTTTCGTGGCCACTTTGGACAAGGTAAGCCAACTTGGAGGACAGGGGCCTCCTGTCCCTctggccccgccccctcacccTAGCACTCCCTCATGAGCTCTGCCTTCACCCTACCCTTTCCCCTGATGAGCCCCCACCCTACACTTTCCTATTAAATCCATGCTTTCCCATGGCACCTTGCCCTTTTCCCAACCCTGCCTAACCTCCCTGACTTTGCCCTTGTTCCTCTACCCATCCCAGTCCTGGTGGACTCTCCCCGGCAAGGAGTCCCTGAATCTCTGGAATGACTGCGAAtggaacagtaacaacaaaacatGGGACTGCAGTAGCGTCAGTGAGAATGGTGAGGCCTGAGGGGCACTGGAGATGGGTCTGCAGAAGGGAGGGATAACCCCAAGTCTCCTCCCGGGACCAAGGATTGGGAACCCCCCAAGGTTTGAGTGGGCGGGTTATGGGTCCCCATGCTGAGTGACTGAGGCTGACGTATGATGACCCACCTTTCTGAACGGTAGGGGGAAGTATGCTCATGTTctagagtgaagtgaaagtcgctcagtcgtgtctgactctttgcaaccccatggactatatagtccgtggaattctccaggccataatactggagtgggtagcctttcccttctccaggggatcttcccaacccagggattgaacccaggtctcctgcactgcaggcggattatttGCCTGCTGAGGTTAAAAACCCGACTCCCGAAGATTTAGGAGTAGAGGCCACATGCTATAGGTCTAAGGAATGGGGGGAAAGCTTCCAAGATTCTGAGAAGACAAGATCATGTTCCCAAAGTCCTAAAGAGGCAAGACAGGTGTTCTGAATGGATGGCTGGGCCCATGCTATTCAAGTTCTAGTGGGGTGGACCACGTTGAGATTCTAAAGAGGTGAGACTGAATCCTTGCAAGGTTCAAAATAAATGGGGTCAGATGCATCTGAGTTCTAAAGGGGCAGAGCTGCATCCGCTAAAATTTCTAAGTCAAAGAAGGTGGAAgattaaatgctttttctgtaagAGCAAAGGAAGAATTTCTGCTCTTACAATTCGATACCGTGTCATACTGGAGGTAGCCAATGCAATaaggcaggaaaaagaaataaaaggtataaaagatgggaaaagaagaagtaaaactgtctcaGTTCCCAGTGAGCATGTTTATATACAAAATCCTAAAGAATCTGCAAGTGGCTTCTAGAATTCCTAAGGGAATTTAGGAAAGTTACAGGGATCAAAGTTGATATAAGTGATAACTACTGAGTATATGAGGTTGAACGACTCTAAATGAAAGAACGGTTGGTGGGAGCAATGATGAGCAAGCAGGTGGAGCTGGAACTCTGGACCTGCTGTAACTTCCTCCTCTATCTCCTTATTGCAGGCTGGCTGAAGGCAGTACAAGTCCTCATGGTGCTTtcgctcatcctctgctgtctgtCCTTCATCCTGTTCATGTTCCAGCTCTACACCATGCGGCGAGGAGGGCTATTCTATGCCACTGGCTTCTGCCAGCTTTGCACCAGTGAGCACGGTTCCCCAGGGAActgaaaggaagggaggaggcctgtgaggatggggggagggtggggggaagaaTGGACACCTAATGAAAGAAAACAGTTCTCAACAACACAAAGACCACCTGAGGTTCTGCCTTTGGCTACCTCTCTGCCCCAGGGACTTAAGGAActtgtagttttcagtgtctCAGTGGTGGTTTGTGGTGTGGGTCTCTGAGTCATGGGGCAACTGGCACTTAGAGCTTCAAGGAgccagggctggggaaggggttgTGGATGGATAATCTAGatcccaggaacagagggagGATAGCAGGGATAGGTAGCTAATTAATAACAccaggctgctactgctgctgctaagtcacttcagtcatgtctgactctgtgcgaccccatagacagcagcccaggctcccccgtctctgtgtgaccccatagatggcagcgcaggctcccccgtccctgggattctccaggcaagaacacgagtgggttgctatttccttctccaatgcgtgaaagtgaagtcactcagtcgtgtccgactcttagcgaccgcatggactttagcctaccagactcctccatccatgggatttttccaggcaagagtactggagtggggtgccattgctttctccaaataACACCGGGAGAGAACTCTAAATCATAATAGTAGTGGTCTTATAATGTCAACCAGTTGCTTTTTTTGTGTGGACCGACCTTGTATCAGACACTTCAGGGACTTTTatgtacttttcattttttatgacttcAGGTGCAAAGAGCAAAGTTAATCATAGTTATCATTTGGGGGAGCATTACGTTTCTAGGTTTCCTCTTGTTCTACTGATTTACTACCTGTGTGCTTGGCTTGTGTAAAGTCACTCAAAAATATTccttgaatggatggatggatgagtaggTATTATCGTCCCATGTAATGGATGAGTAACAGAGGCCCCAAAAGATCCTCTAAATTGCCCAAGCCCAGTCTGCAGCAGCCTCCAAGGCGCGGCGCTAGAGGCGTGAACTACAACTCCCAGTAGGCAGTGATGCACTCTCCCTCAGGCGGTCTCTTTGCCCCGTGGGTTGTTGGGAAATGCGGTCCCGTTATGCGAGTCCAGGGTGACGTGTGGTTCCCGTCTCCCCTCAGGCGTGGCGGTGTTTACCGGGGCGCTGATCTACGCCATTCATGCCGAAGAGATCCTGGCGGCCCATCCGTCGGGTGGCAGCTTTGGTTACTGCTTCGCCCTGGCCTGGGTGGCGTTCCCTCTCGCCCTGGCCAGCGGCATCATCTACATCCACTTACGGAAGCGGGAGTGAGAGTGGCGCCTCCCCTTGGTTCCCCAGCCGACTCCCGGCCCCTCCATCTCACCCCCAAAACCCCACCCCGCCTCCTTTTCTatttgaaacagaaaataaaactgtttaacCGCCGAGTCTGCCTTTGACTCCTTCCTTCGTCCTCCCGGGACCCTGGGTGCTCACGCCTGATCGTTCCTGAATTGGGTCAGCCCCCATCACCAGCAGTTCAGCCTTCAGAACATCGAACTCATCCCCTTCTAATCTGGGACACAGGAGCCCGCGGTCCTGGTGGCCCTTCCCCTTCCACAGACCGGAGGACCCCAGCCCTCCGGGTGCAAGACTCAGGATTCTTCCCAGCCTAGATATTCAAGTACTTCTAGGTAAGAACCAGGCATCTGGGTTTCCAGCCGTCCCTCCTTGGCCAAGGGGTCTCTCTCTCAACCGAGCAGGATGTGTGTCTTGTTCCAGGTTACTGAGACCTGAGACCATTTACTGCAGCGCAGTAATGCCTGCACCTGGCCAATCGGTCTCCTCCAGTTACAAAATGTAAAGAAGCTATGaggaactaaaaataactgcGTGCATGCGCActtggggcaaattctggacaatAAGATACAAACAGACCAAAAAGCCCAACTGCCACTTCCGAACGAAGAGCCAGAAACAAAAGCAGGGCACTACACACATACACCAGCAAGggggtgggcaaaccacctaagcgcccctccaccccacccctgaaAACACCCATACCCTCACCCCATAGAAGGGACCAGCGCCTCTCCTTAAGGGAAGttgttctccctcccttcccGCTATAGCAGgagccccagtaaagccttgcctgaactCCTTGTCTGGCCTCTTTATCAATTTCAATTGATTAAGAAGGCCAAGAACCCTCATTGGTAAcagtggtctttttttttctccctaggaCACTTCCTCTGGGAAGATACTTTTCCATTTCCCTCTTGAAACCCAGCCCCTCTTCTTCCCCCATCCTCTGCAAATGTTGCCTCTAGTCCACATGACACCTTAGTACAAACTAGATGAgatgcctcctccctccccttctccaggcTCAACCTCACATCAGGACACTTGTGAGAAGGGGAGAGGCCGGGTTTTAGACCAACCCACCCCTAGGCCATGTGTCTTTGTGCAGTGAACAATCTGCTCTATCTCAGGTGTTCAGAAGACCCAGTGTTTTAGGGAGTCAGGTCCTCCCTAAGATCCTCTTCTGCGACGCAGCCTATTTCAGCAACAACCCCAGTCTCTCTCCAGAACTACAGCTTTCTTTGCCAGCGTGTGCATGCTCGTAGCTCAGTCATATACGTTacgactcagtgaccccatggactgtaacccgccaggctcctctgcccacggaattctccaggcaagaatactggggtggatagccattccctttctccaggagatcttcccaacccaggaatcaaacccaggtctcctgcattgcaggcattctttatggtctgagtcaccagggaagctgggaaagggaaagtcactcaggcgtgtctgactctttgcgacccccattgtacagcccatgaaattctccaggctagaatactggagtgggtagcctttcccttctccaggggatcttcccaacccagggatcaaacccaggtcttccacactgcaggcggattctttaccagctgagtcacaaaggaagccctAGGGAAGCTGGGGACCCACCCAAATGCATTCCCCCAAGACCCAGAGTGTCTTCTTTCCAGGATTCCGAAACCTTCCTTCTTTTCAACCCCTGCAGCTCTCTGACTCATCCAGATTTATGAAACATGATTTATTCCTTTgggagaaaggacaggggagaaatTGATAGACCAATAAATATTGCACAGGGCACTGGTGGAGGCAAGATCCAGGCAGAGGTAGTTTCTGTAGAAAGGGTGAGGGGCCTGGGCAGCGAAGGCACCTGAGTTTTGTTGTTGGGGCCTGAGTGGAAGTGAGCCTTGGTTTCTGGTTCCTCCTGGCCCACAGCTTTCTGCCGGGCACAAAGCTCTCGACCCCTTCAGCCTGGACAAGCTGATGGGCAGTTGACCAAATGGCCTGCCTTATAAGTAGCGGCAATTGATAGAAAGAACAGGTCTCCTTCAGAAATTCTGATTGGTTGCTTCTCTGCAGGGACAACTGGCTGCCCAAGGTTGGTAGTGCCCGGCAGCTGTCTCACTGGCAGTTTGCCAGAGGAGTGGTCTAAAAGGTTCTCATTGGCTGCCGGCTGGAGCTCCGCCTCGGTGAACATGATGGGCATTTTGCCCGGTACGGGCTAAACAGACAGTGATATATGGCCTCCGGAGGGCACAGTTTAACAACTGGGCCTGGTGGTGTGTAGCGTTGCACGGCTGTGATTGGCTGGCCCTCCCTCCTCGGCCAAACTATGTTTAGAAGTTTATGATGAAGGAGGGAGTAAGAGATGGACCAGAAGCAAAGCCAAAAAGGTTTGATTGGCTGTTCATCGGAAGAGGGGCGCCTGGCAACGGAGGGCTGCCTCAGTGGGCGGTTTTAAGAAAACAGCATAACGGAAGTGGTAGCGAGTAATTGGAAGTTGGGGAGTGGCGAAGCATCTTAGCCATGATTGACAGCTTGTCAAGGAGGAGGCGGcgcttagttcccaaccaggttACTGGGTTGGGCTGCCCCGAGAGGTTTCTCTAAGGAGTTGTCTTCGCTAGGTTCGGACCTGGGGGAAGAGATAGTAGCCAACAGGTCTAGTTTGGGGAGGCCCGGGGGCGGGTACATCCCGACGGTGGGGGCCAGGGCTTGCAGGTGGGCCAGGGCCCTCTTTCCGTTGAAGGCCACGTCACAGCCTGACTGGGCTAGAAGCCAGTTCTCCACCTCTGACTGGAGCCACTGGGaggtctctgctgggggagaggCAGGTGTTGTGAGGTCAGACCAACCCGAAGGACTAAGAGTGGGCAGCGGGGAGGGTGCAGGCCAAGGAATAAGAGGGGTCTGGGTTTGGAAGAAGCCTAGCGGAGTGGGACAGAACCTAGGAGGCTCAACGTTGGGGCTCTCATCTGGGGACCAGCCAGGGACTCTTGTTCAGGGAGGAGCCATCTGGGCTCTCTAGTAAGGGAGTATATCGGTTGGCATATAGGAAGCAGCGGACGGGGAGCCGGGAGAATACCACGACAGGAGTCTGATCCAAGACTCCTATCGCGGTTGAGGCTGAGGTCATCCCAGGAGCAGGCCCACCGAGACGGAAACTGGGTCAGGGGTCCCGACTGTTGAATCCGGTTCACCAGCGCGAGCCGGGTTTGGGCGGCGGGCATCGTGGGATGGAGTCTCACTGGGGCAAGGCCATCTGGGACTAAGGGGACTCTCGACTCCGTAGTGGCAGGGTGGAGTTTGTTCCAGGTGGGGCCACATCTGAGCCCAGCAGTTAGGAAGGGGCGGGGCCTATGGGGAAAAGGGCTGCAAGAGACCGGGCGGGACCTAGCAAGAGAGGGGCTGCAAAGGGGTGGGGCCTCCTGGCCCCTGCGGGCCTACCTTCCGGCGGGCCCTTTGCCCCCCCGGGCCGCCGGGCCAGGAAGCTGTGTGCAAGCAGCGCCTCTTTGGTGTGCTCGTCCTGTGCGCGCAGGACCAGGGCGCTGAGCAGCTCTGCGTTGTTGGACGTGCTGCGGTAGTAGAGCATGTGTGCCAGCTCCAGCGCCTGCGCGCTGCGCCGATGTCCGAACATCTGCACGCAGGACAAAAtccgggaggggcggggcctgctGGGACTCCACGCCCCGCCcatacacacaccccacccaATCACACACGCACCCATATGCAACCCCACCCATACGCACACCCCTAGGTCATTCAGGCAGGTACGGCCCTTCCCAAGGGCTCCCGGGAC from the Capra hircus breed San Clemente chromosome 18, ASM170441v1, whole genome shotgun sequence genome contains:
- the EMP3 gene encoding epithelial membrane protein 3 — its product is MSLLLLVVSALHILILILLFVATLDKSWWTLPGKESLNLWNDCEWNSNNKTWDCSSVSENGWLKAVQVLMVLSLILCCLSFILFMFQLYTMRRGGLFYATGFCQLCTSVAVFTGALIYAIHAEEILAAHPSGGSFGYCFALAWVAFPLALASGIIYIHLRKRE